A genomic stretch from Clavelina lepadiformis chromosome 5, kaClaLepa1.1, whole genome shotgun sequence includes:
- the LOC143459152 gene encoding uncharacterized protein LOC143459152 isoform X2, with protein MISQIWQKQEPKLQQRKEIFPAPPEFNELLGLDLSHLTSEERAAILQVAARAKEVEQTEAQKVKNIQKQVQSFSANNVAAGSDQARCSDNRSKISEIASHNLLNTDKKGSIQRPTGPNLSKVELKMKKSLDKDEIRNLTKQATKHKSNSSENTKSIHKDLKCSLCSTLLSKSKNNSRQRNNARRNLKTETQVLPEALICASCSSITCKGCSSSSVLANKGEILCKLCMKHRELAARSNVWLKHSTKSNLQRSASFDLANTASSGSKPECRGNKLTRSFFRRRSYSAGPTKSKPDNSRSPSGFCRRRMSVSEALIRQLSLDKTVQNELRKMAEKEEKRVRESAEKDKVECKKSLEDQDGKTEDTIANEATSASPDKRSIKLCGLSKPFQLSSHNEPQAQNQAIHETKTSIFRSPAPYLSELKQTFAQKDVLSTSKKLTNSSASPSGLKEMEPLCIQPTASSSVENYTADDEKPLTSSKVTIDGARQKFDKTAFSKRSTSSSKKEEKFVTPRDQSIKPLLSTVSSVVLPGANIANTYPDCKEDDWRIPESLSSITPVNQYQEMHLDKKPELKSSKVFAKERHCLPPVEEEKVESAPSIVSSCGESADLAEWSVDELDDGDTFFLVTSSRTERHSSFPPGITTPGTLRSAYSQKDVPPLATTTSPITLFHKVSDGCSVIDDEKDTEGDFDAIFANFEEEEKKYYNKGLKRTSPFCDLYAVAESSSNGHSDEENKFIHADAEKINNTNESIKKDEAAPAEGATFSNHLHGELNPSAANTTEINTPKTATYKNLNEEAKTMLPGESFFKTTNCDIDFSDNETSDIDHGKSTARKLEGLFFPKTVDSVKKIEDHDTHKKMKPVPAKRLSKSTTIPPIIKITGVNETTRLVEKKFSSESFSSTAKPPEITKSINNKAAPAILTSPVEESLSVKNKATQIEENMAHKPLTFQRSQYVDRSLSKPSSSGPSTNTKLPVFSVVSSSDNTSFVKVPQDTRENKWKEDCFSDEAKGQVYTVFSASSFSNDSESDTTTSDLDEEERSILEDATSLVPIYPEEMEEYGNDVTDKNSTISTKSIFFRRTTSTDNFEELLKKTSDTPRPQRFRSSSSQFIEKRNSTLNLDSQKEKDKKSCVRSLSLSPPKEGNESANSRRKSDPFLAEFNKIDRDLAQTENASSEGNNHPNAKKDTQISLTAATLDRSLSTSTSICGMSSSLPLRNLSRCVSCGALSNNDDTQHRVNVVINTTEPAAVKVTPPSTLDYSTQSAVKSVNSSTQVSPKQETAQSVASFDLCQLTALIQALKETSEVLLPDRKSTPEREKKSQPSLQSDNEEQQVTSRTVREPHSGYDWLTNHLPQITDASTETSLTGEAVILPQDKVIRCRRYTSHHATSSPVRKQNKVDVAVGTETEDMFPRSSNVSQVTYDSRSHVGNREIEFYPHVYRGFEHTNRSSSYPVSFSQPHILPPLYGYTIQDYPTHFKAAKEDVYAQGNLWPEHRFASVPSRYRWTENQTSSHYPRHQQNLHVGSSNYYDTYGPLHREFHPHCPEQYHVKQSYRPEYKRTINPEMNVRYHSYDQTACDDALNYTNGDIQPVGIDNQVTHDQIQELETLRQSGQGGLVQHSNDNFNLKRSVSVPTVSKTDIETKKTLSGNNVDRPMEAMEEAQLDDCPDSTFGYSHSVKRHHPATGSSQVETSHQTVGDRTQSFTGSSTGISSSNGANVLSSNNPPTGKNSGPAIQHDSNKYESCRSNSYASHLQHSSVQGSLAVVQNDMSGSVSNDGLQYDRYSSQRYLPQPPDKDMFEWRYNSNKRCPSLSSTFSTLARSTFSGSSLQQTMEHLNHEERELDLKLRYLELGRLGKTSSLSCLAGKSATYSETSSGQIKHDSGRDASDSSRYYSTSAKGNVENKDLKTEICDKRNMLSHGTTRNTTTDICSNVNSGAQSIKGNFVIADPAERNWSKAKQSAVKDSDKIEHTFLDDDLGTTQVYERPPRKIRMNLQKECEDHLDDVFNQHQHSHQYNLKENRKKDSLCQGCGDSGHFHRRSHFEGNSASHVPANDMHHRNPKCSIYNNHKDHHNRQLSQNRAPSHQPRHGPANVTNKNRKNNSSYSSSASSSSSKSKNNHASLHHVKSHCVNYLLQNPEDFCSPWNNMINDIAFYSYKDHGKKSYFKAKDPYLDEYSDKEVWSYQRHAYRESEDSIIAELYHEIQTNNEREKKLREGKRRTTKRCFNAKKEDNEKNEYIRTKPSSEAIQSFKELLDSEQFKVDPEDIIKNKHYNRRNVDLQECLPAPDDSDCDEEDVRVVVSDTEVYSLRREVSDWFDKPSAEIHEDV; from the exons ATGATATCTCAAATATGGCAAAAGCAAGAGCCCAAGCTGCAACAGAGAAAAGAGATTTTTCCAGCTCCTCCAGAGTTTAATGAATTGCTTGGACTCGATCTGAGCCATTTAACTTCGGAAGAGCGAGCAGCAATTCTTCAAGTGGCTGCAAGAGCCAAAGAAGTGGAACAAACAgaagcacaaaaagtgaa AAATATACAGAAGCAGGTGCAGTCGTTTTCTGCTAACAATGTCGCGGCAGGCAGTGATCAAGCCAGATGTAGTGATAACAGAAGCAAAATATCTGAAATAGCTTCGCACAATCTTTTAAATACTGACAAGAAAGGTTCGATCCAACGGCCCACTG GTCCCAATCTTTCGAAAGTCGAGttgaagatgaaaaaatcTTTAGACAAAGATGAGATAAGAAATTTGACTAAGCAAGCGACAAAACATAAATCAAATTCGTCTGAAAACACCAAGTCAATACATAAGGATTTGAAATGTTCTCTATGCTCAACACTTCTGTCGAAATCGAAAAACAACAGCAGACAACGCAATAACGCCCggagaaatttaaaaactgaaaCCCAAGTACTTCCAGAAGCGTTGATTTGTGCCTCTTGCTCTTCCATAACCTGCAAAGGATGCTCATCATCTTCAGTATTAGCAAAC AAAGGAGAAATCCTGTGCAAGTTATGTATGAAACACAGGGAACTGGCGGCAAGATCAAATGTTTGGCTGAAGCATTCAACAAAAAGCAACCTGCAGCGAAGCGCCAGTTTCGATCTAGCC AACACTGCTAGCAGCGGTAGTAAGCCAGAGTGTCGAGGAAATAAACTAACAAGAAGCTTTTTCCGAAGAAGATCATATTCTGCCGGCCCAACAAAATCTAAACCTG ACAATTCAAGGTCTCCATCCGGGTTTTGCAGAAGAAGGATGAGCGTCTCAGAAGCCCTGATTCGGCAGTTATCCCTGGATAAGACTGTTCAGAATGAACTTCGAAAAATGgcagaaaaagaagaaaaacgtGTTCGTGAATCCGCAGAAAAAGACAAGGTAGAATGTAAGAAAAGTTTGGAAGATCAAGATGGTAAAACTGAAGACACAATCGCAAACGAAGCAACATCGGCGTCTCCTGACAAAAGATCGATTAAACTTTGCGGTCTCAGTAAACCGTTTCAGCTTTCAAGTCACAATGAGCCTCAGGCTCAAAACCAGGCAATTCATGAAACCAAAACTTCGATATTTCGATCACCAGCACCTTATCTGTCTGAGCTGAAACAAACGTTTGCACAAAAAGACGTTCTCAGTACatcaaaaaaattgaccaattCCAGCGCCAGCCCAAGTGGCTTAAAAGAAATGGAACCTTTGTGCATCCAGCCAACGGCAAGTTCATCTGTTGAAAATTACACTGCTGATGACGAAAAACCACTAACCTCTTCCAAAGTTACTATTGATGGTGCAAGACAAAAGTTTGataaaactgcattttctaAACGATCAACATCTTCCAgcaaaaaagaagaaaaattcGTTACACCCCGGGATCAAAGTATTAAGCCGTTGTTATCTACCGTTTCTTCAGTAGTTTTACCCGGGGCTAACATTGCTAATACCTATCCAGATTGCAAGGAAGACGACTGGAGAATACCAGAATCACTGTCGTCAATTACTCCAGTTAACCAA TATCAAGAAATGCACTTAGACAAGAAACCGGAATTAAAATCGTCAAAAG TTTTTGCAAAAGAGCGGCATTGTCTTCCGCCTGTAGAAGAGGAGAAAGTGGAAAGTGCTCCGTCAATTGTTAGTAGTTGCGGCGAGAGCGCAGATCTTGCCGAATGGAGCGTTGATGAGCTAGATGATGGAGATACGTTTTTCTTGGTCACTTCATCTCGGACCGAGCGACACAGCAGCTTTCCGCCAG gTATCACCACGCCCGGTACCTTACGCTCGGCTTACTCACAAAAAGATGTCCCACCTTTAGCTACAACGACGTCACCCATCACTTTGTTTCATAAGGTTTCGGATGGCTGTAGCGTCATCGATGACGAAAAGGACACAGAAGGAGATTTTGACGCAATCTTTGCTAACtttgaagaagaagaaaagaaatatTATAACAAGG GTTTAAAACGAACAAGTCCCTTCTGCGACTTGTATGCGGTGGCGGAAAGCTCCAGTAATGGGCATAGTgatgaagaaaataaattcatCCACGCTGATGCtgagaaaataaataatacaa ATGAGAGTATAAAGAAGGATGAAGCAGCGCCAGCAGAAGGAGcaactttttcaaatcatttacaCGGTGAATTAAATCCCAGCGCTGCAAATACAACTGAAATCAACACACCCAAAACTGCAACgtataaaaacttaaatgaaGAAGCGAAAACCATGCTCCCTGGCGAATCCTTCTTTAAAACGACAAACTGTGACATTGACTTTAGTGACAACGAAACGTCTGATATAGACCATGGCAAAAGTACAGCCAGGAAGTTAGAGGGTCTATTTTTCCCTAAAACGGTAGATAGCGTGAAGAAGATTGAAGATCATGACACGCACAAGAAAATGAAACCTGTTCCTGCGAAGAGATTGTCAAAGTCGACCACGATTCCTCctattattaaaataactgGTGTCAATGAAACTACGCGGTTAgtggaaaaaaaattttcatccGAAAGTTTCTCTTCTACAGCAAAGCCACCTGAAATAACTAAATCTATTAACAATAAAGCTGCGCCTGCTATATTGACTTCGCCTGTGGAAGAATCTCTTTCAGTAAAGAATAAGGCTACACAAATAGAAGAGAACATGGCCCACAAGCCGTTAACGTTTCAAAGAAGTCAATATGTAGATCGCTCTTTATCAAAACCTTCATCATCAGGCCCTTCCACAAATACCAAATTGCCAGTATTTTCTGTCGTATCTTCCAGTGATAATACCAGTTTTGTTAAAGTGCCACAAGACACAAGAGAAAATAAATGGAAAGAAGATTGTTTTTCCGACGAGGCGAAAGGCCAAGTTTACACTGTGTTCAGTGCAAGCTCTTTCAGTAACGACAGTGAAAGTGACACTACCACCAGTGATTTGGATGAAGAGGAGAGAAGCATCCTGGAAGATGCAACTAGTTTGGTTCCAATTTATCCGGAAGAAATGGAAGAATACGGTAATGATGTCACTGACAAAAACTCCACAATTTCGACcaaaagtatattttttcgTCGCACCACATCTACGGACAACTTCGAAGAACTGTTAAAGAAAACGAGTGATACACCTCGTCCTCAACGATTCCGGTCGTCATcatcacaatttattgaaaagagAAACTCCACCTTAAATCTTGATtcgcaaaaagaaaaagataaaaagtcTTGCGTTCGATCACTATCATTATCTCCACCTAAGGAAGGGAACGAATCAGCAAACTCAAGAAGAAAATCAGATCCTTTTCTAGCTGAATTCAACAAAATCGACCGTGATTTAGCTCAAACGGAAAATGCGTCAAGCGAAGGTAACAACCATCCCAACGCCAAAAAAGATACACAGATATCACTGACAGCCGCTACCTTGGACAGAAGTCTGAGTACTTCAACTTCAATTTGTGGAATGTCGTCTAGCTTGCCACTGAGAAATCTGTCACGCTGTGTTTCGTGTGGAGCTCTTTCAAATAACGATGACACTCAGCATCGCGTTAACGTTGTCATCAACACCACTGAACCAGCAGCCGTCAAAGTAACACCGCCTTCTACTCTTGATTATAGCACACAGAGCGCAGTAAAGTCAGTCAACTCTTCTACACAGGTTTCCCCCAAACAAGAAACAGCACAAAGTGTTGCTTCTTTTGACCTGTGCCAACTAACTGCTCTTATACAGGCTTTAAAAGAAACTAGTGAAGTGTTGTTGCCTGATAGAAAGTCAACTCCCGAAAGAGAAAAAAAGAGTCAACCAAGCTTGCAGTCAGATAATGAAGAACAGCAAGTGACATCACGAACTGTAAGAGAGCCGCATTCTGGTTACGACTGGCTGACAAATCATCTACCTCAAATAACTGACGCTTCCACTGAAACAAGCTTGACCGGAGAAGCAGTGATTTTGCCGCAAGATAAAGTTATACGTTGCCGCCGATACACAAGTCATCATGCCACCTCTTCTCCTGTacgcaaacaaaacaaagtggaTGTTGCAGTTGGCACTGAAACTGAAGATATGTTTCCTCGTTCATCCAATGTAAGCCAAGTTACATACGATTCGAGAAGCCACGTCGGCAATCGAGAAATTGAATTTTATCCTCACGTTTATCGTGGTTTTGAACACACTAATAGGTCGTCCTCCTACCCTGTCAGTTTTTCCCAACCTCACATTCTGCCACCATTGTACGGTTACACGATACAAGATTATCCTACCCACTTTAAAGCAGCTAAAGAAGATGTGTACGCACAGGGAAATTTGTGGCCAGAACACCGTTTTGCAAGTGTACCAAGTAGGTATAGGTGGACTGAAAACCAAACATCCTCGCACTACCCTCGACACCAGCAGAATTTACACGTTGGTAGTTCCAATTACTATGACACATATGGACCCTTGCATCGGGAATTTCATCCCCATTGTCCAGAGCAGTATCACGTAAAACAAAGTTATCGACCTGAATATAAACGAACCATTAATCCGGAGATGAATGTGCGCTATCATTCTTATGACCAAACAGCTTGTGATGATGCACTTAATTACACAAATGGAGACATTCAACCTGTTGGTATCGATAATCAGGTCACCCACGACCAGATACAAGAACTGGAAACACTGCGTCAAAGCGGCCAGG GCGGGTTGGTTCAACATTCAAACGATAATTTTAACTTGAAGAGATCAGTATCTGTTCCCACTGTTTCGAAAACTGATATAGAAACTAAAAAAACGCTTTCTGGTAATAATGTTGACCGCCCAATGGAAGCAATGGAAGAAGCCCAGTTAGATGACTGTCCTGATTCGACATTTGGTTACAGCCACTCCGTAAAACGCCATCATCCAGCAACCGGATCTTCTCAAGTTGAAACTTCCCACCAGACAGTTGGAGACAGAACTCAAAGCTTTACAGGGTCATCTACCGGCATATCATCTTCAAACGGAGCAAATGTTCTTTCGTCCAACAATCCACCCACAGGCAAAAATAGCGGTCCCGCCATTCAACACGATTCAAATAAATACGAAAGCTGCCGCTCAAATTCTTATGCAAGCCATCTGCAACACAGCTCAGTGCAAGGAAGCTTGGCGGTCGTTCAAAATGACATGAGTGGTTCTGTGTCAAATGACGGCTTACAATATGACCGATATTCATCACAACGTTACCTTCCACAACCTCCAGACAAAGATATGTTCGAGTGGAGATATAATAGCAATAAACGTTGTCCTTCTTTGTCATCAACGTTTTCAACGCTCGCTCGCTCAACGTTTTCAG GCAGCAGTTTACAACAAACTATGGAGCACTTAAACCATGAAGAGCGTGAATTGGACCTAAAATTGCGG TATTTAGAACTTGGTCGTCTGGGCAAGACGTCATCTCTTTCGTGTTTAGCTGGAAAATCAGCGACATACTCTGAAACATCTTCAGGACAGATTAAGCATGACAGCGGACG TGACGCATCAGATTCATCAAGGTATTATTCTACAAGCGCAAAAGGCAATGTGGAAAATAAAGATTTGAAAACTGAAATCTGTGATAAAAGAAATATGTTGAGCCATGGAACGACAAGAAATACTACTACTGACATATGCAGTAACGTAAACTCTGGAGCACAAAGCATTAAAGGAAACTTCGTCATTGCAGATCCTGCGGAACGTAATTGGTCCAAGGCCAAGCAATCCGCAGTCAAAGACAGCGATAAAATCGAACACACATTTTTAGACGATGACCTTGGAACAACTCAAGTTTACGAACGTCCGCCACGTAAAATTCGGATGAATTTGCAGAAAGAATGCGAGGATCATCTGGACGATGTCTTCAATCAACATCAACACAGCCACCAATACAATTTAAAGGAGAACAGGAAGAAGGATTCTCTTTGTCAAGGATGCGGCGATTCCGGTCATTTTCACAGAAGATCGCACTTTGAAGGAAATTCGGCTTCTCATGTCCCAGCTAATGACATGCACCACCGAAATCCAAAATGTTCGATTTATAATAATCACAAGGATCATCACAACCGCCAACTATCCCAAAACCGCGCCCCCTCCCACCAACCGCGACACGGGCCCGCAAATGTCACAAACAAAAATCGGAAGAATAACTCTTCCTACTCCTCCTCggcctcctcctcctcctctaaGTCTAAAAATAACCACGCTTCTCTGCATCATGTTAAGTCACATTGCGTAAATTACTTGCTGCAAAATCCGGAGGACTTCTGTAGTCCGTGGAATAACATGATCAATGATATCGCATTCTATTCTTACAAAGATCACGGCAAGAAAAgctattttaaagcaaagGATCCATATCTGGACGAGTATTCCGATAAAGAAGTTTGGTCTTATCAGCGGCATGCATACAGAGAGAGCGAAGACTCGATCATAGCTGAACTTTACCATGAAATACAAACGAATAATGAGA GAGAGAAAAAACTGAGAGAAGGAAAGCGTCGGACCACCAAGCGATGTTTTAATGCTAAAAAAGAAGACAACGAGAAAAATGAATACATCCGGACCAAGCCGTCCAGTGAAGCGATACAATCGTTTAAGGAACTATTGGACAGCGAACAATTTAAAGTTGATCCGGAAGAcattatcaaaaataaacattataatCGTAGAAATGTGGATTTACAGGAGTGTCTACCAGCTCCAGACGACTCAGATTGTGATGAAGAAGATGTAAGAGTCGTAGTTTCAGACACTGAAG TTTACAGCTTGCGAAGAGAAGTAAGCGACTGGTTCGACAAACCTTCTGCTGAAATTCATGAAGATGTATAA